A window from Lactiplantibacillus pentosus encodes these proteins:
- a CDS encoding P27 family phage terminase small subunit, whose product MQRINKKSAVEKEKVDRYISLLNAFYKLDEAIIANGVMVKIENGKQTYWKANPAVSEKNRINSALITLEKDFKPVKTTPKASKTATTSDEKGGLV is encoded by the coding sequence ATGCAGCGAATCAATAAAAAATCAGCTGTTGAGAAAGAGAAGGTTGACCGATATATCAGCCTTTTGAACGCTTTTTATAAGCTTGATGAAGCCATTATTGCCAATGGTGTGATGGTCAAAATCGAGAATGGCAAACAGACATATTGGAAAGCAAATCCGGCTGTTTCCGAAAAAAATCGAATTAATTCCGCGCTAATAACGCTTGAAAAGGACTTTAAGCCCGTTAAAACCACCCCTAAAGCGTCTAAAACAGCTACTACGAGCGACGAAAAGGGTGGCTTGGTATGA
- a CDS encoding HNH endonuclease: MHWTTEQCHAFYGSAEWEHLRAAILKRDHYECVWCKRDGKVTRYGDVDSHGRPVVLEVDHIKELADYPELRTEPTNLRTLCKDCHNKRHHRMNYQTKHERKENRWSKDERWD, encoded by the coding sequence ATGCACTGGACAACTGAACAATGCCACGCATTCTATGGTTCGGCTGAGTGGGAACATCTGCGCGCTGCTATCCTAAAGCGTGATCACTATGAATGTGTGTGGTGTAAGCGTGATGGTAAGGTCACACGGTATGGCGACGTTGATAGCCATGGTCGTCCGGTTGTACTGGAAGTTGACCACATCAAAGAGTTGGCTGACTATCCAGAACTGCGGACTGAGCCGACTAACTTGCGGACACTGTGCAAGGACTGTCACAACAAACGGCATCATCGCATGAACTATCAGACGAAGCATGAGCGTAAAGAGAATCGATGGTCAAAGGACGAGAGGTGGGATTAA